Within Gilvibacter sp. SZ-19, the genomic segment CGCGATGTTTTAAGCTACCGCGGACTCAGCAAACTCAAAAGTACTTATGTAGATGCGCTACCGCTGCAGGTCTCTGAGGTGAGCGGGCGCGTGCATACGGATTATATGCAAACAGTCGCGGCCACAGGCAGACTGAGTAGCAATAATCCGAACCTGCAGAACATTCCTATTCGCACCGAACGCGGGCGCGAGGTTAGAAAAGCCTTTGTGCCTCGAGATGAAGAGCATGTGCTACTCGCAGCAGATTACTCGCAAATTGAGTTACGCATTATTGCTGCTTTGAGCGAAGAGGACAATATGATCGATGCCTTTAACAAAGGCGAAGACATTCACACCTCGACTGCGGCCAAAGTATTCGGGGTGGACCCTAGCGAGGTGACGCGAGAACAACGCTCCAATGCCAAAACGGTGAACTTTGGGATCATTTATGGCGTATCTGCCTTTGGTCTGAGTAACCAAACCGACCTGAATAGAACGGAAGCTAAAGAACTCATAGAAACTTATTACAAGACCTACCCAAAGCTTCGTGACTATATGGGAGCACAGGTAGATTTTGCTAGAGACAATGGCTATGTGCAAACGGTTTTAGGGCGGCGTCGTTATTTAAAGGATATCAACAGTCGCAATGCCGTGGTTCGTGGTGCTGCGGAGCGCAACGCAGTGAACGCACCTATTCAAGGTAGTGCTGCAGACATCATTAAGATCGCTATGATCGAGATCTACAAAGAACTTGAAGCTGGAGATTACCGCACTAAAATGCTCTTGCAAGTTCACGATGAATTGGTATTCGATGTCTACAAGCCAGAGCTGGAGCAGGTCAGCGCAATGATCCGTTCAAAAATGGAGTCTGCCTATAAACTAGCTGTACCGTTGGTAGTGGATATGGGTCTCGGCCAAAACTGGCTCGAAGCCCACTAATTTTTAAAGTACAAAGCGATAGGTTGCCTTGATCAAGAAGGTATTCTGCGGACGTTGCTGCAAGAGTTGATTGTCAATGATGGTATTGAAATCGTTGCTAGGATCACCCAACCCAGTGATGCCTTGCGACCAGACCAAAAAGATCTCAGAGCCGGGAATATACTCCCAACGCAACACCAAATTCGATCTGAACTGTACAAAAGCAAAGTCTGGATTCCCGAAAGCGTAATCGGTGTTTCCGTCGCGGTCCTCATCTACTGAATAAAGTCCATCTGCAAAAGAGATCTGATTGTCGTCGTACCAAGTAACGCGTTCGTTGAGATCTACTGCAGTGGCGTCATTCACATAATTGAAATTGGTAAAACTCGCCTTGAAAATAAAAGGTTGTCCGTAATACTGTATCGTTAAGTTTGGATTGATGTTATAATTGACACGCAAAGTAGTACTGAGTGATTCGTTATCGATCTCTCCTAAGATATACCTCGGCGTTTGCCCAAATAGTGTTTCTGACACGTATTGGGTCTTATTGGGATTCTTCTCGTATTCTACATCCAAAGAAGCACTTAAGGAATTTATTGGCTGATACCGCAGTCTCAACACATAGCGTCTGAACTGGAAGTTGTTCTGATTCGCATCCGAATGTACATAACCAAGCGTACCGCTGAGGCGCTTGCGCTGATCGGTCCCAGAGAAAAGAAAGAAGAAATTCTCCTGACTGAATCGCCAACGCGGCCCACCGCGCAAGAAGGTATTGGTAAAGATCCGCGGTTTATGTGCTCCTCCTACCTCTGTCCACCAGTTGTTCTTCCAATTGATAAAACCGTTCACCTCGTATTGAATGCGGTTGTAATTGCCTTCAAAATCATAAGACGTAAACTGATTGAAACCTAGATTGGCCTGTCTGAACCAGGATGTTGGCTTGTTCCAGAACCTGCGCACATTGGCATATTGACGTATGTCATCTGCCTGGCGCAAAAACCCAATATCGTTAAGTTCCAACTCTGGAGAACGCCAGTTACCTCCAAAATTATAGCGCCAGTCACCGCTTTGTCTTCCGATCTCAAAGCGACCCGAAGTTCCCGTTAAACTCGTGCGATTAGGATCAACCTCCACATGATCTGCATCCACCCTTTGGAACAGGTGAGTCAAAGAGGTCTGTGTGCGGGCAATTGCTTCTGCGCTTCCTCGAACAGAGCTGAGGACGGTGCTACCTTCTACATAATATTTTCTGTCCTTCCAATTGTGTTTAAAATCGATCCCTCCGGAATAGGCGTGAGAATGCAGGAAATTCAGTCGGTCTTCCATATTTCTGTGCGTGGCGGTAAAGATTCCTCCTATATAAGAATTCCGATCATTGAAGTCTTTTTGAACACGACTCACAAAATAGTTGGTCAGAGGCTCAACCACCTCTTCTCTTGCCTCTCCCAGCTCTTCTATACTGGCCAATACATCTTGGTCGTCGCTGAGCTGAATGTCTGCCACCGCTTTGGCAGTTACACTTTCTAAAACCCCCACAGCCCAACCGTCTTTGGTCTTTCCACTGAATTTAGCCGCCCCGAGTATGGTCGAGTTGATCGGGACATCTGCAAATTCCCCACGAGCTCCACTAGCCGTAGTGAATCCCTGCGGACTTCGTCCAATTCTACGCGAAAAGAATACGTTGTCGGCGCCTCCTCCCAAACGGAAATCAAAAACATTCTTGTTCTCAACAAAGAAAGGACGACGCTCTTGAAAAAAGATCTCAAAACCGTCTAAGGCAATGGCACCAGGATCTGCATCAACTTGACCAAAGTCCGGGTTAATGGTTAGATCTAAAGTAAGATCATTGGTGATCCCTATCTTGGAATCCAAACCGCCGGTGAACTTAGTGTCTTCTCCCGTGCGGAACGGGTTACCCTGTTGCGGTTCGTAAGTATCTAATTGCGCCAAGGTATACGGCTGGATCTCCAATTGTTTTTGTGGCTGCAGCCCGATAAGCCCTCGTAATTCGCCAAACTCACTTACCCATCCTGGCGGATTTGCCGGTAAAGGCTGCCACAAGGAACGCTCTTCATTATTAAAGTAACGCCGGGTTGATTGCAAACCCCAAACTTGTTCGTAGTCATTTCCAAAACGCAATTGACTCAGCGGAATTCTAATCTCTGCTGTCCAACCTTCGTCGTCTACATTGACATCGGTATACCAGATCGGGTTCCAACTGTCGTCAAAATTGCCGTTCTCAGAAATGAACTCATCGCCCTTAACGCCGCTGGCTGAGATCGTAAAACTAAAACCTGTCCTGTCGTCTCCGAAGCTGTCTAAATTGATCTCTACCCAATCCCCCGGGAAATCATCACGACGCCCCATACGACGCTCAATGGTCGATGGATCTTCTTGATAACACCTAAAGGCCACATATAAATTCTTCTGATCGTATACGATCTTCATTTTGGTCTGTTCGCTCGGAGGGGTACCTACATCGGGCTGAAACTCTACGTAATCTGTGGTCCATTCAACCAAATCCCAAGCCGCATCGTCTATAAGACCGTCTATCTTAGGTGGAGTTGTGTCGCCTATGGAAGTAGTGGTATAGGAGCGTTTAGCGTAAATAGAATCTTGCGCAAAAAGCGCACTTGTGGACACAAAAAATAGTGCCGCGGTTAGTGAAAGGGTACGCAACATTGTCAGTTAGTTTGACTAAAGGACACCGATTGTTTCGGAACGTGACAGTTTTTAAGATTATTTTAATAGAAGTTTAACACCGAACCGTCCTTGTAGAGGCCTCTGCATTTTAAGTCTTCACCGCTTGTTATTCAAATAAATAATAGTACATTTGCACCCCGATTTTGTCCAAATAAGGAATGTTTAATACAAAAAATTAAAAGGGTGGATACATTAAGTTATAAAACAGCATCTGCTAACAAAAACACTGTAAACAAAGAGTGGTTGCACGTTGATGCTGAAGGACAGACGTTAGGTCGTTTGGCTTCTGAAGTTGCAAAATTGCTACGAGGAAAGCACAAGCCTAGCTACACCCCTCACGTGGATTGTGGTGACAACGTGATCATCACCAATGCCGAAAAGGTAGTACTTACTGGAAACAAATGGGCCGATAAAACGTATATCCGTCATACGGGTTATCCAGGTGGACAGCGTTCACTTACTGCTCAAGAGTTGAAAGAAAAGAATCCTGCAGGTGTTGTTGAGAAAGCTGTAAAAGGCATGCTCCCAAAAAACAAACTAGGTGCTGAATTGTTCAGAAACCTTAAAGTTTACGCCGGAGCAGAACACGGACAGGAAGCACAAAAACCAAAAACAATTAATCTTAACGAAAAGTAATGGAAGTTATTCACAAGATTGGTAGAAGAAAGACTGCCGTTGCTCGCGTTTATGTTTCAGAAGGAAAAGGAAACATCACTGTAAACAAGCGTTCATTGAATGAATACTTTACTACAGACGCACTACGTTACAAAGTGAACCAACCGTTCATGTTGACTGACAACGAAGGAAACTACGATGTTAACGTTAACGTATACGGAGGTGGAATCACCGGACAAGCAGAAGCTGTTCGTTTGGCGATCTCAAGAGCTTTGTGCGAAGTAAACGAGGAGTACCGTGCAAACCTTAAACCAGAAGGCTTGTTGACTAGAGATCCAAGAATGGTAGAGCGCAAGAAATTCGGACAGAAGAAAGCGCGTAAGAAATTCCAGTTCTCTAAACGTTAATTGGCCGCACTTGCCTCAAGCGGCAAGTGCCAACCGTTCATTTATTATTGAAAAGCTGTTATTTCTGCCTTTAGGTAGAAAGTTAGTTTAGCATCTAAACCACCCCATAGGGTGCGTTGCTATCTAGACAGAACGTAAACTAAAA encodes:
- the rplM gene encoding 50S ribosomal protein L13; translation: MDTLSYKTASANKNTVNKEWLHVDAEGQTLGRLASEVAKLLRGKHKPSYTPHVDCGDNVIITNAEKVVLTGNKWADKTYIRHTGYPGGQRSLTAQELKEKNPAGVVEKAVKGMLPKNKLGAELFRNLKVYAGAEHGQEAQKPKTINLNEK
- a CDS encoding DUF5916 domain-containing protein — its product is MLRTLSLTAALFFVSTSALFAQDSIYAKRSYTTTSIGDTTPPKIDGLIDDAAWDLVEWTTDYVEFQPDVGTPPSEQTKMKIVYDQKNLYVAFRCYQEDPSTIERRMGRRDDFPGDWVEINLDSFGDDRTGFSFTISASGVKGDEFISENGNFDDSWNPIWYTDVNVDDEGWTAEIRIPLSQLRFGNDYEQVWGLQSTRRYFNNEERSLWQPLPANPPGWVSEFGELRGLIGLQPQKQLEIQPYTLAQLDTYEPQQGNPFRTGEDTKFTGGLDSKIGITNDLTLDLTINPDFGQVDADPGAIALDGFEIFFQERRPFFVENKNVFDFRLGGGADNVFFSRRIGRSPQGFTTASGARGEFADVPINSTILGAAKFSGKTKDGWAVGVLESVTAKAVADIQLSDDQDVLASIEELGEAREEVVEPLTNYFVSRVQKDFNDRNSYIGGIFTATHRNMEDRLNFLHSHAYSGGIDFKHNWKDRKYYVEGSTVLSSVRGSAEAIARTQTSLTHLFQRVDADHVEVDPNRTSLTGTSGRFEIGRQSGDWRYNFGGNWRSPELELNDIGFLRQADDIRQYANVRRFWNKPTSWFRQANLGFNQFTSYDFEGNYNRIQYEVNGFINWKNNWWTEVGGAHKPRIFTNTFLRGGPRWRFSQENFFFLFSGTDQRKRLSGTLGYVHSDANQNNFQFRRYVLRLRYQPINSLSASLDVEYEKNPNKTQYVSETLFGQTPRYILGEIDNESLSTTLRVNYNINPNLTIQYYGQPFIFKASFTNFNYVNDATAVDLNERVTWYDDNQISFADGLYSVDEDRDGNTDYAFGNPDFAFVQFRSNLVLRWEYIPGSEIFLVWSQGITGLGDPSNDFNTIIDNQLLQQRPQNTFLIKATYRFVL
- the rpsI gene encoding 30S ribosomal protein S9, with the translated sequence MEVIHKIGRRKTAVARVYVSEGKGNITVNKRSLNEYFTTDALRYKVNQPFMLTDNEGNYDVNVNVYGGGITGQAEAVRLAISRALCEVNEEYRANLKPEGLLTRDPRMVERKKFGQKKARKKFQFSKR